In one Gracilinanus agilis isolate LMUSP501 chromosome 6, AgileGrace, whole genome shotgun sequence genomic region, the following are encoded:
- the LOC123251827 gene encoding olfactory receptor 10V1-like yields the protein MLLTDSFLLAGPKMGMENRTGAMQFHFRPFSTDPTVQAVLFMAFLWLYLGSLTGNLTIALTVWRERSLHTPMYFFLFVLAVLEIGYSTDIAPLTLASVASAGRTSVSLSSCGAQMFFFIFFGGSDCVLLAVMAYDRYVAICQPLHYTLRMSWQACTQMALGSLALGFLLSLPLTALICRLPFCDGTEIYHFFCDMSAVLRLACADTRVHEAALYVISVAAVAVPFLLICISYAFIMATVLRMKSAEGQRRAVSTCSSHLLVVLLQYGSCTLVYLRPSSSYSPEEGRVVSLVYSFFSPLLNPLIYSMRNKEVKDAVGRLLRRPRLAQKAKTLFPEK from the coding sequence ATGTTGCTCACAGACTCTTTCCTCTTGGCAGGTCCAAAAATGGGAATGGAAAACCGAACAGGAGCGATGCAATTCCATTTCCGCCCCTTTTCAACAGATCCCACCGTGCAGGCCGTCCTATTTATGGCCTTCCTATGGTTATACCTGGGCAGCCTCACGGGAAACCTCACCATTGCTCTCACCGTCTGGCGCGAGCGCTCCCTCCACACCCCcatgtatttcttcctctttgtGTTGGCAGTCCTGGAAATCGGCTACTCCACCGACATCGCCCCTCTGACGCTGGCCAGTGTCGCCTCCGCGGGGAGAACAAGTGTGTCTCTTTCCAGCTGCGGAGCACAGAtgttcttcttcatcttcttcggCGGGTCGGATTGCGTCCTTCTGGCTGTCATGGCGTACGACCGCTACGTGGCCATCTGCCAGCCCCTCCACTATACTCTCCGCATGAGCTGGCAGGCGTGTACGCAGATGGCGCTGGGATCCCTAGCGCTCGGCTTCCTCTTGTCCCTCCCGCTGACCGCTCTGATCTGCCGTCTCCCGTTCTGCGACGGCACCGAAATCTACCACTTCTTCTGTGACATGTCCGCCGTCCTGCGTCTGGCCTGTGCCGACACGCGCGTGCACGAAGCTGCCCTCTACGTCATCAGCGTCGCCGCGGTGGCCGTCCCTTTCCTGCTCATCTGTATCTCCTACGCTTTCATCATGGCCACAGTCCTGAGGATGAAGTCCGCGGAGGGGCAGCGTCGGGCCGTCTCCACTTGCTCCTCCCACCTCCTCGTGGTCCTCTTGCAGTATGGCAGCTGTACCCTAGTTTACCTTCGCCCCAGCTCCAGCTACTCCCCGGAGGAGGGCCGGGTGGTGTCTCtggtctattcttttttttctccactccTTAACCCCTTGATCTACAGCATGAGGAACAAGGAGGTAAAGGATGCCGTCGGGAGACTGCTGAGAAGACCTAGGCTAGCTCAGAAAGCGAAAACTCTCTTCCCAGAGAAATGA